In one window of Aphidius gifuensis isolate YNYX2018 linkage group LG4, ASM1490517v1, whole genome shotgun sequence DNA:
- the LOC122855188 gene encoding histidine--tRNA ligase, cytoplasmic isoform X1, giving the protein MMADATRTNLLKQLEDIVEKLKSTEADSEKVAEELAALLKQKAALSPENESASQKLTLKTPKGTKDYGPKQTAFRQNVLDKIRSVFELHGAETIDTPIFELKEILTGKYGEDTKLIYDLKDQGGEILALRYDLTVPFARYLAMSKIASMKRYQIGKVYRRDNPSMTKGRYREFYQCDFDIAGQCDPMLPDAECVKIVVEILNKLEIGSFTVKINHRCLLDGIFAACGVPEEKFRTVCSSVDKLDKTPWEEVRKEIIEQKQLDPDVADKIGSYVSKRGNDDLITELQQDEVLMKESSAKQGLDALKLLFEYCKIYKVADKIEIDLGLARGLDYYTGVIYEAVLSNSEVGSVAGGGRYDNLVGMFDVKKKNVPCVGVSIGVERIFSVLENQSANRGEKLRTTKVQVFVATAQKDLHRERMQILADLWQAGIGAEQFNKLNAKLLKQLQHCEESGIPLAIIVGESELARGEVKLREVDTRTERLVSKEKIVEEIQNWISSQQ; this is encoded by the exons ATGATGGCTGACGCAACACGTACAAATTTGCTGAAACAATTGGAAgatattgtagaaaaattaaaatctactGAAGCAGATAGTGAAAAG GTTGCTGAGGAACTTGCtgcattattaaaacaaaaagcagCACTGTCACCTGAGAATGAATCTGCATCTCAAAAATTAACTCTCAAAACACCAAAAGGAACAAAAGATTATGGTCCAAAACAAACAGCATTTCGTCAAAATGTATTGGATAAAATAAGATCTGTTTTTGAACTTCATGGTGCTGAGACAATAGATACTCCAATTTTTGAACTTAAA gAAATTTTAACTGGAAAATATGGTGAAGATACAAAATTGATTTATGATCTTAAAGATCAAGGTGGTGAAATTTTGGCTCTCAGATATGACTTGACAGTACCATTTGCACGTTACTTGGCAATGAGTAAAATAGCAAGTATGAAAAGATATCAAATTGGAAAGGTTTATCGAAGAGATAATCCATCAATGACAAAAGGTCGTTATCGTGAATTTTATCAGTGTGATTTTGATATAGCTGGTCAATGTGATCCAATGCTTCCTGATGCAGAATGTGTAAAAATAGTCGTTGAAATTCttaataaacttgaaattgGTTCTtttactgtaaaaataaatcatcgtTGTCTTTTGGATGGAATATTTGCTGCATGTGGAGTACCTGAAGAAAAATTTCGTACTGTTTGCTCATCTGTTGATAAATTAGACAAGACTCCTTGGGAAGAAGTTCGTAAAgaaattattgaacaaaaacaGTTGGATCCAGATGTTGCTGATAAAATTGGAAGTTATGTATCTAAAAGAGgaaatgatgatttaattacTGAGCTACAACAAGATGAAGTTTTGATGAAAGAATCATCAGCAAAACAGGGATTAGAtgcattgaaattattatttgaatattgcAAGATATATAAAGTagctgataaaattgaaattgatctGGGTTTAGCACGAGGACTTGATTATTATACAGGAGTTATTTACGAAGCTGTTTTGTCAA acAGTGAAGTTGGAAGTGTTGCTGGTGGTGGAAGATACGACAACCTGGTTGGTATGTTtgatgtaaagaaaaaaaatgtacctTGTGTTGGTGTTTCTATTGGTGTCGAGAGAATTTTCAGTGTCTTGGAAAATCAATCAGCTAATCGTGGAGAAAAATTGAGAACAACAAAAGTTCAAGTTTTTGTTGCAACAGCCCAAAAAGATCTTCATAGAGAAAGAATGCAAATCTTGGCAGATTTGTGGCAAGCTGGAATTGGAgctgaacaatttaataaattaaatgctaAGCTACTTAAACAATTGCAACATTGTGAAGAATCTGGTATTCCTTTGGCTATTATTGTTGGTGAAAGTGAACTTGCTCGAGGTGAAGTGAAACTAAGAGAAGTTGATACACGAACAGAACGATTAGtatctaaagaaaaaattgtcgAAGAAATACAGAACTGGATCAGCAGCCAacaatga
- the LOC122855188 gene encoding histidine--tRNA ligase, cytoplasmic isoform X2, whose amino-acid sequence MLRLRHLNSFVAICKNRSLVNVAASQVAEELAALLKQKAALSPENESASQKLTLKTPKGTKDYGPKQTAFRQNVLDKIRSVFELHGAETIDTPIFELKEILTGKYGEDTKLIYDLKDQGGEILALRYDLTVPFARYLAMSKIASMKRYQIGKVYRRDNPSMTKGRYREFYQCDFDIAGQCDPMLPDAECVKIVVEILNKLEIGSFTVKINHRCLLDGIFAACGVPEEKFRTVCSSVDKLDKTPWEEVRKEIIEQKQLDPDVADKIGSYVSKRGNDDLITELQQDEVLMKESSAKQGLDALKLLFEYCKIYKVADKIEIDLGLARGLDYYTGVIYEAVLSNSEVGSVAGGGRYDNLVGMFDVKKKNVPCVGVSIGVERIFSVLENQSANRGEKLRTTKVQVFVATAQKDLHRERMQILADLWQAGIGAEQFNKLNAKLLKQLQHCEESGIPLAIIVGESELARGEVKLREVDTRTERLVSKEKIVEEIQNWISSQQ is encoded by the exons ATGCTCCGGTTGAGACATTTAAACTCCTTTGTTGCAATTTGTAAAAATCGCAGCTTGGTGAATGTTGCCGCATCGcag GTTGCTGAGGAACTTGCtgcattattaaaacaaaaagcagCACTGTCACCTGAGAATGAATCTGCATCTCAAAAATTAACTCTCAAAACACCAAAAGGAACAAAAGATTATGGTCCAAAACAAACAGCATTTCGTCAAAATGTATTGGATAAAATAAGATCTGTTTTTGAACTTCATGGTGCTGAGACAATAGATACTCCAATTTTTGAACTTAAA gAAATTTTAACTGGAAAATATGGTGAAGATACAAAATTGATTTATGATCTTAAAGATCAAGGTGGTGAAATTTTGGCTCTCAGATATGACTTGACAGTACCATTTGCACGTTACTTGGCAATGAGTAAAATAGCAAGTATGAAAAGATATCAAATTGGAAAGGTTTATCGAAGAGATAATCCATCAATGACAAAAGGTCGTTATCGTGAATTTTATCAGTGTGATTTTGATATAGCTGGTCAATGTGATCCAATGCTTCCTGATGCAGAATGTGTAAAAATAGTCGTTGAAATTCttaataaacttgaaattgGTTCTtttactgtaaaaataaatcatcgtTGTCTTTTGGATGGAATATTTGCTGCATGTGGAGTACCTGAAGAAAAATTTCGTACTGTTTGCTCATCTGTTGATAAATTAGACAAGACTCCTTGGGAAGAAGTTCGTAAAgaaattattgaacaaaaacaGTTGGATCCAGATGTTGCTGATAAAATTGGAAGTTATGTATCTAAAAGAGgaaatgatgatttaattacTGAGCTACAACAAGATGAAGTTTTGATGAAAGAATCATCAGCAAAACAGGGATTAGAtgcattgaaattattatttgaatattgcAAGATATATAAAGTagctgataaaattgaaattgatctGGGTTTAGCACGAGGACTTGATTATTATACAGGAGTTATTTACGAAGCTGTTTTGTCAA acAGTGAAGTTGGAAGTGTTGCTGGTGGTGGAAGATACGACAACCTGGTTGGTATGTTtgatgtaaagaaaaaaaatgtacctTGTGTTGGTGTTTCTATTGGTGTCGAGAGAATTTTCAGTGTCTTGGAAAATCAATCAGCTAATCGTGGAGAAAAATTGAGAACAACAAAAGTTCAAGTTTTTGTTGCAACAGCCCAAAAAGATCTTCATAGAGAAAGAATGCAAATCTTGGCAGATTTGTGGCAAGCTGGAATTGGAgctgaacaatttaataaattaaatgctaAGCTACTTAAACAATTGCAACATTGTGAAGAATCTGGTATTCCTTTGGCTATTATTGTTGGTGAAAGTGAACTTGCTCGAGGTGAAGTGAAACTAAGAGAAGTTGATACACGAACAGAACGATTAGtatctaaagaaaaaattgtcgAAGAAATACAGAACTGGATCAGCAGCCAacaatga
- the LOC122853942 gene encoding cell division cycle 5-like protein — MGYIGTNTRDKLNINPETSIDGAETPAEQKQLKQQLSLDLGALLAPKNDYQIVIPDNEVADETADYQDDNIIEDQADIDARKHEEYLLQQKKELEKRSKVIQRNLPRPSEVNTDIFSDSGSLTDLQKAEELIKKEMIGIMQYDAVLNPVQQSNTKRGQTIISQAQKYIENYPYEDYGKENLDSASKMIADEMQIVKEGMAHGELSIDVYTTVWEECLGQILYLEPQKRYTRATLAIKKDRIEAYKRKLEQNCNHMVREARLAAKMENKLKILTGGYQTRTIQFELSTFKFLQSQEDAALTRRVSCLTEDLYRQVEREKSLQTIYLVLQELHIK; from the exons ATGGGTTATATAgg CACCAACACcagagataaattaaatattaatccaGAAACAAGTATTGACGGAGCTGAAACACCAGCtgaacaaaaacaattaaaacaacaattatcaCTTGATCTTGGTGCATTACTAGCACCAAAAAATGATTATCAAATTGTCATACCAGATAATGAAGTAGCTGATGAAACAGCTGATTATCAAgacgataatattattgaagatCAAGCTGATATTGATGCTAGAAAACATGAAGAATATTTACTACAACAAAAGAAAGAATTAGAAAAAAGATCAAAAGTTATACAAAGAAATTTACCAAGACCATCTGAGGTAAATACAGATATTTTTAGTGATAGTGGCTCATTAACTGATCTTCAAAAAGctgaagaattaattaaaaaagaaatgattgGTATTATGCAATATGATGCTGTTTTAAATCCAGTTCAACAAAGTAATACAAAACGTGgacaaacaataatttcacAAGCTCAAaagtatattgaaaattatccaTATGAAGATTATGGTAAAGAAAATTTAGATAGTGCTAGTAAAATGATTGCTGATGAAATGCAAATTGTTAAAGAAGGTATGGCACATGGAGAATTGAGTATTGATGTTTATACAACTGTATGGGAAGAATGTCTTggtcaaatattatatttagaaCCACAAAAACGTTATACAAGAGCAACACTTGCTATTAAAAAAGACAGAATTGAAgcatacaaaagaaaattagaaCAAAATTGCAATCATATGGTTCGTGAAGCTAGACTTGCTgctaaaatggaaaataaattaaaaatattaactggtGGTTATCAAACAC GCACAATACAATTTGAACtatcaacatttaaatttcttcAAAGTCAAGAAGATGCTGCTTTGACAAGAAGAGTTAGTTGCTTGACTGAAGATCTTTATAGACAAGTTGAACGCGAAAAATCAttacaaacaatatatttagtaCTTCAAGAATTACATATTAAGTAA
- the LOC122853943 gene encoding motile sperm domain-containing protein 2-like, whose protein sequence is MEQQIIELRQKFFKKLEKESPSDESFHRDDITRIKTRDDWLKRFIEHNDGNVQESLSMLWSTCKWRQEVNANELNEDNVNRDYLESGFFYSYGKDNDGKALFILQSKLHTEDSHDLDELKKCIIYWFERLEREGNDQISVFFDMCDSDISNFDVDFTRFLVELFDFYYPNFLHYYILLEMPWILNATLNFIKLFLPRKIKSKIKQVTKKNLVNFIDSSIALKSWGGTNDYVFHFEPEIKNMINGINGKLENEKVHFTEDTIVDRSPDKSIPRIGLFIRKKQEIIGKLLLENQTTDKYSLYKKKNL, encoded by the exons atggAGCAGCAAATCATCGAGTTGAggcagaaattttttaaaaaactggaAAAAGAAAGTCCATCTGATGAAA GTTTTCATCGAGATGATATAACGAGAATAAAAACAAGAGATGATTGGTTAAAACGTTTTATCGAACACAACGACGGCAATGTCCAGGAGTCATTATCAATGTTATGGTCCACATGTAAATGGCGACAAGAAGTCAATgcaaatg AATTAAACGAAGATAATGTTAATCGTGATTATTTAGaaagtggttttttttattcatatggAAAGGATAACGATGGAAAAGCATTATTTATACTTCAATCAAAATTACATACTGAGGATTCACATGATttagatgaattaaaaaaatgtatcattTATTGGTTTGAACGTCTCGAaag AGAAGGAAATGATCAGATATCtgtattttttgatatgtGTGATTCTGATATATCAAACTTTGATGTGGATTTTACAAGATTTCTTGTTGAATTATTCGATTTTTATtatccaaattttttacattattatattctacTTGAAATGCCATGGATACTAAATGCAACATTGAActtcattaaattattccttccacgaaaaataaaatcaaaaataaaacaagttaccaaaaaaaatcttgtaaaCTTTATCGATTCAAGTATTGCATTAAAAAGTTGGGGTGGTACAAATGATTATGTATTTCATTTTGAgccagaaataaaaaacatgataaatggtattaatggaaaattagaaaatgaaaaagtacaTTTTACTGAAGATACAATTGTTGATAGATCACCTGATAAATCAa tACCTAGAATTGGATTATTCATCAGAAAAAAACAGGAAATTATTGGTAAACTTTTGTTGGAGAACCAGACAACTGATAAGTATtcattgtacaaaaaaaaaaatctataa